Proteins from one Leptospira wolffii serovar Khorat str. Khorat-H2 genomic window:
- a CDS encoding helix-turn-helix domain-containing protein codes for MNQKRVGQILREAREEKKLTVKDVSKDTNISVKYILALETEDYAQFPGETFTVGFLKNYGSYLKLDTGLLINLYRGEKIEESQAPLEELTRPTSNFYYDFNFDKNKIITAVSVAMLVIASILIYTFVDGGSSDDEVTEESGRKLEIPESIDFINRSVPETRPESFILTSNQGVSFSVSNQQCKLFISSVEQGSDVNTAVLAFNVYPELTVYKFRLAEGQEKVLSYSIPEISSLRRSIRITAQSVTGSSAKVLVSLSEEEQKPGATIQNNPQGEDSTKTLGDVPIQVTLFFSKPSYAEFIIDGQMGFRGLVQSGETKSLEAKDRLELKVGDGSAVEMIQNGKPKVVLGRPGKLVKKVYVKTPNPYDSTQFIIKELGE; via the coding sequence TTGAACCAGAAGCGAGTAGGGCAAATCCTTAGAGAGGCTAGGGAAGAAAAAAAGCTCACTGTGAAAGACGTGTCCAAAGACACGAATATCTCCGTTAAATATATCCTGGCCTTAGAAACCGAGGATTACGCACAGTTTCCCGGAGAAACGTTCACCGTAGGATTCCTAAAAAATTACGGAAGCTATCTCAAACTGGATACCGGACTGCTCATCAATCTGTATAGAGGAGAGAAGATCGAAGAATCCCAGGCTCCTCTGGAGGAATTGACTCGTCCTACTTCCAATTTCTATTACGATTTCAATTTCGATAAGAATAAGATCATCACCGCGGTTTCGGTGGCAATGCTCGTGATTGCAAGTATTCTAATTTATACGTTCGTGGACGGAGGTTCTTCCGACGACGAGGTGACCGAAGAGAGCGGTCGTAAACTGGAAATTCCGGAGAGCATCGATTTCATCAATCGTTCCGTTCCGGAAACGAGACCCGAGAGCTTTATTCTCACCTCTAATCAGGGAGTCAGCTTCAGCGTTTCTAACCAACAATGCAAATTGTTCATTTCATCCGTGGAGCAAGGTTCCGATGTGAACACCGCGGTTCTTGCCTTCAACGTTTATCCCGAACTGACGGTTTATAAATTCCGTTTGGCGGAAGGTCAGGAAAAAGTGCTTAGCTATTCCATTCCTGAAATTTCCTCTTTGCGTAGGAGTATCCGGATCACCGCTCAGAGCGTGACCGGTAGCTCAGCAAAAGTCCTAGTTTCCTTAAGCGAAGAGGAACAAAAACCGGGCGCTACGATCCAGAATAATCCTCAAGGGGAGGATTCCACCAAGACTCTGGGTGACGTTCCGATTCAGGTCACCTTATTCTTCTCTAAACCCAGTTACGCCGAATTCATCATAGACGGACAGATGGGATTTAGGGGTCTCGTGCAAAGCGGAGAGACCAAATCCTTGGAAGCGAAAGATCGTCTTGAATTGAAAGTCGGAGACGGATCCGCGGTGGAAATGATCCAAAACGGAAAACCAAAGGTCGTACTGGGACGTCCCGGCAAGTTGGTGAAGAAGGTCTACGTAAAGACTCCGAACCCTTACGATAGCACTCAGTTCATCATCAAGGAGCTCGGCGAGTAG
- a CDS encoding type II toxin-antitoxin system Phd/YefM family antitoxin: MALRMETVSAFEAKTHLSELLKKVQSGEIFMITHRGKPIAKLVPYSEASDLDTENAVQSLREIRASVNGSVDIGEFIREGRKW; encoded by the coding sequence ATGGCATTACGTATGGAAACCGTTTCCGCCTTCGAGGCGAAAACGCATTTATCGGAATTACTCAAGAAAGTTCAATCGGGAGAAATATTTATGATCACCCATAGAGGAAAACCCATAGCAAAACTGGTCCCCTATTCCGAAGCCTCGGATCTAGATACTGAGAACGCCGTCCAAAGTCTCCGGGAAATCCGAGCTAGCGTAAACGGATCCGTGGATATCGGCGAGTTCATCCGAGAAGGACGGAAATGGTAA
- the rimO gene encoding 30S ribosomal protein S12 methylthiotransferase RimO — protein sequence MDKKFYITTLGCPKNTVDSMSMHHSLLEEGFSPAQTPEESDFHLINTCTFIRSATEETIQTILGAAHAKKQEGQKLVVVGCFAERYPKDISAEIPEVDLVFGTGKYSQAGRIIREAFRRDFSPLQKTEFNSDLIERMKLSPGIENYSKPYAYVKVSDGCNRGCAFCIIPSLRGKFVDSPLEEILRDTRRAVSAGAKEICLVSQDTVYYGKDSDKLLDMIRSVSEVEGLEILRLLYLYPDKKAEKILRLMGEIPKIAPYLESPLQHVSERVLKSMNRSGGYSSFRDLYSLAREVRPDLEIRTSFILGFPGETGEDVDEILRFVEETRPEKLNLFAYSPQDGTKGAEVAQTVSEKEKAKRINLIREAHLKILQEIHESRIGKEYIAIVDGIEDGTAVVRRLQDAPEIDEVVYVEDPSLKPGTIGKVKVESFYEYDMMGTWLAS from the coding sequence TTGGATAAGAAATTCTACATAACCACTCTGGGGTGCCCCAAAAATACCGTGGACTCCATGAGTATGCACCATTCTCTTTTGGAGGAAGGGTTCAGCCCGGCGCAAACCCCGGAAGAATCTGACTTTCATCTGATCAATACCTGTACTTTTATCCGTTCCGCAACCGAGGAGACCATACAGACGATTTTAGGAGCCGCTCACGCCAAAAAGCAAGAGGGTCAAAAATTGGTGGTAGTCGGTTGTTTTGCGGAGCGTTATCCCAAGGATATTTCCGCTGAAATTCCTGAAGTGGATCTGGTTTTCGGAACGGGAAAATATTCCCAGGCGGGCAGGATCATTCGCGAAGCGTTTCGAAGGGACTTTTCTCCTCTCCAAAAAACGGAATTCAATTCGGATCTGATCGAGAGAATGAAACTTTCTCCCGGGATCGAAAATTATTCCAAACCTTACGCTTATGTGAAAGTTTCGGACGGTTGCAATCGAGGCTGCGCCTTTTGCATCATTCCTTCCCTTAGGGGAAAATTCGTGGATTCTCCCCTGGAAGAAATTCTGAGAGATACTAGGAGAGCCGTTTCCGCGGGTGCCAAGGAAATCTGCCTCGTCTCCCAAGACACCGTTTATTACGGAAAGGATAGCGACAAATTGTTGGATATGATCCGCTCCGTTTCGGAAGTGGAAGGGTTGGAGATCCTACGTTTACTTTATCTTTATCCGGATAAGAAGGCGGAGAAAATCCTAAGACTGATGGGAGAAATTCCGAAGATCGCTCCTTATCTGGAATCTCCTTTACAGCATGTTTCCGAACGTGTCTTGAAATCTATGAATCGCAGCGGGGGCTATTCTTCTTTCCGGGATCTGTATTCCTTAGCGAGAGAGGTTCGGCCAGATCTGGAGATCCGCACTTCCTTTATCCTGGGCTTTCCGGGAGAGACAGGAGAAGACGTGGATGAGATCCTGAGATTCGTGGAGGAGACCCGTCCCGAGAAATTGAATTTATTCGCGTATTCTCCTCAAGACGGAACCAAAGGTGCGGAAGTCGCCCAAACGGTTTCGGAAAAAGAAAAGGCCAAAAGGATCAATCTGATCCGGGAGGCACATCTTAAGATTCTTCAGGAAATCCACGAATCCCGTATCGGTAAGGAATACATCGCGATCGTGGACGGAATCGAGGATGGAACCGCAGTGGTTCGACGTTTGCAGGACGCTCCGGAAATCGACGAAGTGGTCTATGTGGAAGATCCTTCCCTGAAGCCCGGTACAATCGGAAAAGTGAAAGTGGAATCGTTTTACGAATACGATATGATGGGAACCTGGTTGGCATCTTGA
- a CDS encoding M16 family metallopeptidase, whose product MIFQEEKSHKLQLPNGLTVLFQRAPYTVSVSVGVYVKLGSRSESEITAGYCHFLEHMLFKDTEQRTAKKQAEDWERVGAYSNAATSREYTYFHATLASRDLELGLELLSQMMFSPLLREQDLRTEAEVVLEEMKGYEDSPEDGVHDFYYQNLFPGNALGRDIIGTEASIRGVTSASLRNFYETYYHPANMILSLSGNFEPEEIFSLVSKYFSASSRSGKIALFETPEKRFGYFHKGNKETEQAYFILGGEGSPRNFRDATRLSLLTHILGGGMSSRLFQKVREERGLCYHITSYPSSYKDTGITSIVCSSSKDRFAESLEVILSELKLFVDEGVGEKELKDAQTNHEGSLSIGYEHTESRMNNIAFQELYYGKYHTLSERIREIHSVTREEINSTIRRIFALPSLHLSFLAKLKAKEEEKIRKIFESYSYR is encoded by the coding sequence TTGATTTTCCAAGAAGAAAAAAGCCATAAATTACAATTGCCGAACGGTTTGACCGTTCTTTTCCAAAGGGCTCCGTATACCGTCAGCGTATCCGTAGGAGTCTATGTAAAATTAGGATCCCGTTCTGAATCCGAAATTACCGCCGGATACTGCCATTTCTTGGAGCATATGCTCTTTAAGGATACGGAGCAAAGAACCGCTAAAAAGCAGGCGGAGGATTGGGAAAGAGTGGGCGCTTATTCCAATGCGGCCACTTCCAGAGAATATACCTATTTTCACGCGACGCTTGCTTCCAGGGATTTGGAACTAGGATTAGAACTTCTTTCTCAGATGATGTTCTCTCCTTTACTCCGGGAACAGGATTTACGCACGGAAGCGGAAGTCGTTCTGGAAGAGATGAAAGGATATGAGGACTCTCCGGAAGACGGGGTTCATGATTTTTATTACCAGAACTTATTTCCGGGAAACGCTCTCGGCCGGGATATCATAGGAACGGAAGCGTCCATCCGCGGAGTGACTTCCGCATCTCTTAGAAATTTTTACGAGACCTATTATCATCCCGCCAATATGATTCTTTCTCTTTCCGGCAATTTCGAACCGGAGGAGATCTTTAGTCTTGTCTCGAAATATTTCTCCGCTTCTTCTCGTTCGGGAAAAATCGCGTTATTCGAAACTCCCGAAAAACGTTTCGGATATTTTCATAAGGGTAATAAGGAGACGGAACAAGCCTATTTCATATTAGGCGGAGAGGGGAGTCCTCGTAATTTCCGGGATGCCACCCGTCTTTCGCTTCTGACTCATATTTTAGGCGGGGGAATGTCTTCCCGTCTTTTTCAAAAGGTCAGGGAAGAAAGAGGACTCTGTTACCACATCACTAGTTACCCTTCTTCCTACAAGGACACTGGAATCACGTCCATCGTATGTTCCTCTTCCAAGGATCGTTTCGCAGAGAGTCTCGAAGTTATATTAAGCGAATTGAAACTCTTTGTGGACGAAGGAGTGGGCGAAAAGGAATTGAAGGACGCTCAAACCAATCATGAAGGAAGTCTTTCCATAGGTTACGAGCATACGGAAAGTAGAATGAATAATATCGCTTTCCAGGAATTGTACTACGGTAAATATCATACTCTCTCGGAGAGAATCAGGGAAATTCACTCCGTGACCCGAGAAGAGATCAATTCCACGATCCGAAGAATTTTCGCTCTTCCCAGTCTGCACTTATCCTTTCTTGCCAAATTGAAGGCTAAGGAAGAGGAAAAAATCCGTAAGATCTTTGAATCCTATTCTTATCGTTAA
- a CDS encoding type II toxin-antitoxin system VapC family toxin codes for MVSLWVLDCSLAAASFLPDEQSGKADRFLGTLGKTAQAIVPSLWWYEFNNVLLVSRKRKRLNDSQSKEIVSIFESLPLEFDSNFSFEVLRHIQDLAYKNDLSAYDASYLELCIRKGAGLATLDEKLGECAKKLEISLYSSKNQN; via the coding sequence ATGGTAAGCCTTTGGGTCCTGGACTGTTCTCTGGCGGCGGCGTCCTTTCTACCGGATGAACAATCCGGTAAGGCGGATCGATTCCTGGGAACCCTGGGCAAAACGGCGCAAGCGATCGTGCCTTCCCTTTGGTGGTATGAGTTCAATAATGTGCTTTTGGTTTCCCGAAAAAGGAAAAGACTGAACGACTCACAGAGCAAGGAGATCGTTTCCATCTTCGAGTCCCTACCCCTGGAATTCGATAGCAACTTTTCTTTCGAGGTGCTAAGGCATATTCAGGATTTAGCATATAAAAACGACTTGTCCGCCTACGACGCATCTTATTTGGAATTATGCATCCGAAAAGGAGCGGGACTAGCCACGCTAGACGAAAAATTGGGAGAATGCGCTAAGAAACTAGAAATCTCCTTATATTCCTCCAAAAATCAAAACTAG
- a CDS encoding LolA family protein, giving the protein MKDRKNAFSRISTLILGLILFLSFSSLGAQSSAKHNWNSPSEVVKKVRKTFTELNSYKADFVIQTEANKKVTTKKGVCFYKKGGKIKYEFSDPSGDEIVSDGKILWIFIKRLNAAGKQDLTLNKSNKSGPIFSAMTEEGLSRIFRKYHYKFDSIEQPQVSPKDNRKYFVLALEQREKIGGYETMTLYVDEETYFIKKAVASDGRGKTTTVEFSSIDKNADIEDGVFNFRPDGNSKIVNNPLVSEE; this is encoded by the coding sequence ATGAAAGATCGCAAAAACGCTTTTTCCCGAATTTCAACGCTGATATTGGGGCTCATCTTATTCTTATCCTTTTCTAGCCTTGGGGCCCAATCTTCCGCAAAGCATAATTGGAATTCTCCCTCCGAGGTGGTAAAGAAAGTCCGAAAGACTTTTACCGAACTGAATTCCTATAAGGCCGACTTCGTAATCCAGACCGAGGCCAATAAGAAAGTCACCACTAAAAAAGGCGTATGCTTCTATAAGAAGGGCGGAAAAATCAAATACGAATTCTCGGATCCTTCCGGAGACGAGATCGTATCCGACGGCAAGATTCTTTGGATTTTCATCAAGCGCTTGAACGCTGCGGGAAAGCAGGATCTTACATTAAATAAATCGAATAAATCCGGCCCGATATTCTCCGCAATGACCGAAGAAGGTCTATCGCGCATTTTTAGAAAATACCATTATAAATTCGATTCCATCGAGCAACCCCAGGTTTCTCCCAAAGATAATCGAAAATATTTTGTATTGGCCTTGGAACAAAGGGAGAAAATAGGCGGCTACGAGACTATGACTCTCTATGTGGACGAGGAGACCTACTTCATCAAGAAAGCGGTCGCAAGCGACGGCAGAGGAAAAACCACTACCGTCGAATTTTCCAGTATAGATAAGAATGCGGACATAGAGGACGGAGTTTTTAATTTCCGCCCGGATGGAAATTCGAAAATCGTAAATAATCCCTTGGTATCGGAAGAGTAG
- the dut gene encoding dUTP diphosphatase: MKIPVKKLKENASLPEIKTSGSAGYDIAACLDENLELPVGEVRLVPTGLSFAIPEGFHFEIRPRSGFSTKFRILIPNTPGTIDSDYRGELMVPLLNLGKEPYILENGTRIAQLLIRRTWHADWELVKELPESERGEGGFGSTGFKS, translated from the coding sequence ATGAAAATTCCAGTCAAGAAACTGAAAGAGAATGCCAGCCTTCCTGAGATCAAGACGTCCGGTTCCGCGGGTTACGATATAGCCGCCTGCTTGGATGAGAATTTGGAATTGCCGGTGGGTGAAGTGAGACTCGTTCCTACGGGGCTTTCTTTCGCTATTCCGGAAGGGTTCCATTTCGAGATCCGTCCTCGCTCCGGCTTTTCCACAAAATTCCGCATACTAATTCCGAATACTCCGGGAACGATCGATTCGGATTATAGAGGAGAACTAATGGTTCCTCTATTGAATCTAGGGAAAGAGCCTTATATTCTGGAAAACGGAACTAGGATTGCACAGCTTTTGATTCGCAGAACCTGGCATGCGGATTGGGAACTTGTGAAGGAACTCCCCGAATCGGAAAGGGGAGAAGGCGGATTCGGAAGCACAGGCTTCAAGAGTTAA
- the rbfA gene encoding 30S ribosome-binding factor RbfA, with product MNPIRKRKIEAETVRTVAMMILTGKVKDPRVHMVSVHRSEISDDSKFLKVFVTAICTDKKKEKLLAGLNSAAGKFAATLSTKLNLRITPKIHFVWDEEYIQGLDESLRLTRKPTNPD from the coding sequence TTGAATCCGATCCGTAAAAGGAAAATCGAAGCGGAGACGGTTCGGACCGTCGCCATGATGATTCTTACCGGAAAAGTAAAGGATCCTAGGGTCCATATGGTTTCCGTACACAGATCGGAAATCTCGGACGATTCCAAATTTCTCAAAGTTTTCGTAACAGCCATCTGCACGGACAAGAAAAAGGAAAAATTACTCGCAGGACTGAATAGCGCTGCGGGTAAATTCGCCGCGACTCTCTCTACGAAATTGAATTTAAGGATTACTCCTAAGATCCATTTCGTATGGGACGAAGAATATATCCAAGGTTTAGATGAATCCCTCCGACTTACAAGAAAACCGACGAATCCGGACTGA
- the pnp gene encoding polyribonucleotide nucleotidyltransferase gives MAKSITGQFGRDSITLETGDWAKQAHGSVVYKTGNLVLLATVCAADEPKEGQDFFPLTCEYSEKAYSVGRFPGGYFKREAKPYEHEVLNSRIIDRPIRPLFPEGYFCEVQLQVQVLSADTEVSTAGHALNAASAALAISNIPFNGPIAGARVGRINGELVLNPGNKEIPNSDLDLIVAGTKTHIVMIEGEAKELANAEMLEALKFAQSHIAKFVELQESWAKELGVVKKEVKLKVKDETLLAEARKYAFDKLSAANKTSDKTTRSKEISNVNKEVVEYFKQTVPEADKIKDIKNFLHELEYEIVREQVLKEGVRFDGRKLDEIRNISVEMSPLPGVHGSAVFTRGQTQSLGTVTLGTASDNQRYETLEGQKEKNFMLHYNFPAFSVGEVRRSSGPGRREIGHGNLAERALKLVLPKQDDFPYVIRVVSEILESNGSSSMASVCSGSLALMAAGVPVKSAVSGIAMGLFSDDTGRFAVLSDIAGLEDHFGDMDCKIAGTRKGITAFQMDLKVTGVAFNVLEAVFSQAEKARFHILDVMEKHISKAADSVSRTAPRIIVKNIPKDRIGELIGPGGKNIRGIIEASGADINIDDDGRVTIAGANQEQAEKAAGMVEGFFAEVEVGKIYEGKVKRITDFGAFVEILPGKEGLCHISKLDSKRVNSVKDIVKEGEIIRVRVLNVDKTGKIDLSRRDALEV, from the coding sequence ATGGCAAAATCTATAACGGGCCAATTTGGCCGCGATTCTATTACTCTCGAAACGGGAGACTGGGCGAAACAGGCCCACGGGTCCGTAGTATATAAAACCGGAAATTTGGTTCTGCTTGCGACCGTTTGCGCCGCCGACGAACCGAAAGAAGGCCAGGACTTTTTTCCTCTCACTTGTGAATATTCCGAAAAAGCTTACTCCGTAGGAAGATTTCCCGGAGGGTATTTCAAGAGAGAAGCGAAGCCTTACGAACATGAAGTTCTAAACTCTCGTATCATAGACCGTCCTATTCGTCCTCTTTTTCCGGAAGGATATTTCTGCGAAGTGCAACTGCAGGTGCAGGTTCTTTCCGCGGACACGGAGGTTTCGACAGCCGGCCATGCTTTAAATGCAGCTTCTGCAGCGTTAGCTATTTCTAATATTCCATTCAACGGTCCGATTGCCGGAGCCAGAGTGGGAAGAATCAACGGCGAGCTGGTACTGAATCCCGGAAACAAGGAAATTCCGAATTCGGATCTGGATCTAATCGTTGCAGGAACCAAAACCCATATCGTAATGATCGAAGGCGAGGCCAAAGAACTTGCCAATGCGGAGATGTTGGAGGCTTTGAAATTCGCACAAAGCCATATCGCCAAATTCGTGGAACTTCAGGAAAGCTGGGCCAAAGAATTAGGTGTCGTCAAAAAAGAAGTTAAACTGAAAGTAAAAGACGAGACCTTACTAGCGGAGGCGCGTAAATACGCTTTCGACAAACTCTCCGCGGCTAACAAGACTTCGGACAAAACGACTCGCTCTAAGGAAATTTCCAACGTAAACAAGGAAGTCGTAGAGTATTTCAAGCAAACCGTTCCGGAAGCTGATAAGATCAAAGACATTAAAAACTTCCTACACGAACTCGAATACGAAATCGTACGCGAGCAAGTATTGAAGGAAGGAGTTCGTTTCGACGGAAGAAAATTGGACGAGATCCGAAATATTTCCGTAGAGATGAGCCCTCTACCCGGAGTTCACGGGTCCGCTGTATTTACCAGGGGCCAGACTCAATCCTTGGGAACTGTAACCTTAGGAACCGCTTCCGACAACCAACGTTATGAGACTCTGGAAGGGCAGAAGGAAAAGAACTTCATGCTCCATTATAATTTCCCCGCATTCTCCGTGGGAGAAGTGAGGAGATCATCCGGTCCGGGACGTAGAGAGATCGGTCACGGAAACCTTGCGGAAAGAGCCTTGAAATTGGTTCTTCCTAAGCAGGACGATTTTCCTTATGTGATCCGAGTGGTATCGGAAATCTTGGAATCCAACGGATCCTCTTCCATGGCTTCCGTATGTTCCGGATCCTTGGCCTTGATGGCCGCCGGTGTGCCCGTAAAATCGGCAGTTTCCGGAATCGCGATGGGGCTATTCTCCGACGATACCGGTAGATTCGCAGTCCTTTCCGATATCGCGGGACTCGAGGATCATTTCGGAGATATGGATTGCAAGATCGCCGGAACCAGAAAAGGAATCACCGCATTTCAGATGGACCTAAAGGTCACCGGTGTGGCGTTTAACGTTCTTGAGGCCGTATTCTCGCAAGCCGAGAAGGCGCGTTTCCACATCCTGGACGTGATGGAGAAACATATCTCCAAAGCTGCGGATTCCGTTTCCAGAACCGCTCCTAGGATCATAGTTAAGAATATTCCGAAAGACCGGATCGGGGAACTGATCGGACCGGGCGGAAAAAATATCCGCGGAATCATCGAAGCTTCCGGAGCGGATATCAATATCGACGACGATGGAAGAGTGACGATCGCGGGAGCCAACCAGGAACAAGCGGAGAAAGCCGCAGGAATGGTGGAAGGATTTTTCGCAGAAGTGGAAGTAGGAAAGATATACGAAGGAAAGGTGAAACGTATCACCGACTTCGGAGCTTTTGTGGAAATTCTACCCGGTAAGGAAGGGCTTTGCCATATCTCCAAACTGGATTCCAAAAGAGTGAATTCCGTAAAAGACATCGTGAAAGAAGGCGAGATCATTCGAGTCAGAGTCCTAAACGTGGACAAGACCGGAAAAATCGATCTTTCCAGAAGAGACGCTCTCGAAGTCTAA
- the rpsO gene encoding 30S ribosomal protein S15 — MITTELKKQIISTFAKGKGDTGSTEVQVALLDARIKGLNEHFKSHNKDFHSKTGLLKLVSKRKKLLEYLKRQDLERYKKLIETLGLRK; from the coding sequence ATGATAACTACGGAATTAAAGAAGCAAATTATATCCACATTTGCAAAAGGAAAGGGAGATACCGGTTCCACGGAAGTCCAAGTCGCCCTCCTAGACGCTCGTATTAAAGGCCTAAACGAGCATTTTAAAAGCCATAATAAAGATTTTCACTCCAAAACCGGTCTTCTTAAACTAGTTAGCAAGCGTAAGAAACTATTGGAATATCTAAAACGCCAAGATCTAGAACGTTATAAAAAGCTGATCGAAACCCTCGGACTCCGTAAGTAA
- the truB gene encoding tRNA pseudouridine(55) synthase TruB, with the protein MNPSDLQENRRIRTEFGFLLLDKPVGMTSSDLVLKAKKTLGLRKVGHTGTLDKAASGLMVLPVGTATSFSQFFLGREKEYKAEVQFGFSTDSGDREGLVIEDWENARIERWYSESKSKFEKVLQEVPLWEEQVAPEVSALKVGGQRRAKLFREGVSVPPAIRKMKIFEFEAEGICPQGFILRTRVSGGTYIRKLVMDIGEASGIPMCLKSLVRTKVGRLSLEQADTYEALLLGKAVIHPPEEILDIPGLEIPSTEVKDVFHGKKIKLDWIPAQEFLLTSPEGEILAYCKRDGLPGSVSYKYLKVFSKI; encoded by the coding sequence ATGAATCCCTCCGACTTACAAGAAAACCGACGAATCCGGACTGAATTCGGGTTTCTACTTCTGGATAAGCCGGTTGGGATGACTTCGTCCGATTTGGTTTTAAAGGCCAAAAAGACCTTGGGGCTCCGTAAAGTAGGTCATACCGGAACCTTGGACAAGGCCGCATCCGGGCTTATGGTACTTCCCGTAGGAACTGCGACTAGTTTTTCCCAATTCTTCTTGGGAAGAGAGAAAGAATACAAAGCAGAAGTGCAATTCGGCTTCTCTACCGATTCCGGAGACAGAGAAGGTCTCGTTATCGAGGATTGGGAGAATGCTCGCATCGAGAGATGGTATTCCGAGTCCAAGTCCAAATTCGAGAAGGTACTACAGGAAGTTCCTCTTTGGGAAGAGCAGGTGGCTCCCGAAGTTTCCGCATTGAAAGTGGGGGGACAGAGAAGGGCCAAGCTATTCCGAGAAGGAGTATCCGTTCCCCCCGCCATCCGTAAAATGAAGATATTCGAATTCGAAGCGGAAGGAATCTGTCCCCAAGGTTTCATTCTACGCACCCGAGTCTCGGGAGGCACTTATATCAGAAAATTGGTGATGGATATAGGAGAAGCTTCCGGAATTCCGATGTGTCTAAAGTCTCTCGTTCGGACCAAGGTGGGACGTTTGAGTTTGGAGCAGGCGGATACATACGAGGCTCTTCTATTGGGCAAGGCTGTCATACATCCTCCCGAGGAAATTTTGGATATTCCAGGCCTAGAGATTCCGAGTACGGAAGTAAAGGACGTATTCCACGGTAAAAAGATTAAGTTGGACTGGATTCCGGCTCAGGAATTCCTTTTGACTTCGCCCGAGGGGGAGATTTTAGCCTACTGCAAGAGAGACGGACTTCCTGGCAGTGTTTCCTATAAATATTTGAAGGTCTTTTCCAAAATTTAG
- the pgsA gene encoding CDP-diacylglycerol--glycerol-3-phosphate 3-phosphatidyltransferase, which translates to MNPNINVPNTLTVLRVASLPFFIWFLYQKEQAYHIAALVLFSIASLTDFVDGYLARKWKQETEFGKFLDPLADKIIVVGCFTTFIFLHEQIELWMVLLIIGRDMLITTLRYLAIRSGKSIRTTMLGKVKTAFQMGAIILILVFFILVSSSKRILINEVYQQGKVAGMTVFGIASENAVGFIRAWKENGAPGWNDLIFGLGGFVPYFGMLLTTIITVVSGIRYLVSNREVIRIDSIRRALGKNGN; encoded by the coding sequence TTGAATCCGAATATTAACGTACCGAATACTCTTACCGTTTTACGCGTAGCTTCCCTCCCTTTCTTTATTTGGTTTCTTTACCAGAAAGAGCAGGCCTATCATATCGCTGCCTTGGTTTTGTTTTCCATCGCTTCGCTCACCGATTTCGTGGACGGATATCTGGCCAGAAAATGGAAACAGGAAACCGAGTTCGGAAAATTCCTGGATCCGTTGGCGGATAAGATCATAGTGGTGGGTTGTTTTACCACATTCATTTTTTTGCATGAACAAATCGAGCTATGGATGGTGCTTTTGATCATCGGTCGAGATATGCTCATTACCACTCTTCGCTATCTTGCGATCCGTTCCGGCAAATCCATACGTACTACCATGTTGGGCAAAGTGAAAACGGCCTTCCAGATGGGTGCGATTATTCTGATCCTCGTGTTCTTTATTCTGGTATCTTCCAGCAAACGTATACTCATCAACGAAGTCTACCAACAGGGAAAAGTCGCCGGAATGACCGTATTCGGGATCGCCTCGGAAAATGCTGTGGGCTTTATCCGCGCTTGGAAAGAGAACGGGGCTCCCGGTTGGAACGATTTGATTTTCGGGCTGGGGGGATTCGTTCCTTATTTCGGAATGCTTCTCACCACGATCATTACTGTGGTTTCCGGAATCCGTTATCTTGTTTCGAATCGGGAAGTGATTCGTATCGACTCCATACGGAGGGCCTTGGGGAAAAATGGAAATTAG